CCGTATGCCGAAGAGCATGCGCGAGAACACGCAGCGTCCCAGATGATCCGTGCCCAGGGGATAGTGCCAGGAAGGGCTGTCGAATTTGTTGAGGATGTCGTTGGCGTAGGGATCGTTGGGTGCCACCCACGGGGCAAAGATGCCCAGCAGGGCCGTGACCAGGACGATCCCCATGCACAGCAGCGCCATGGGATTCTTGAAAAGTTGTTGCAACATTTACGCTTTCCTTTCGCGCAGGCGCGGGTCGGCCACATACTGCAGGATGTCGAAGAACAGGTTGAAGAAGACGAAAAGCACGCCTACCAGCAGCACATAGGCCTGGATGACCGGGTAGTCCCGGTTGAAGATGGAGGCGATGCACAGGCGCCCCACCCCCGGCCAGGCGAACACGTTCTCCACCACGATGGTACCGGCGATGAGCTGCGGGATGCTCATGCCGATGGCGGTCACGCAGGATTGCAGGGAGTTCTTCAGGATATGGCGCACAAGGATGCTGCGCTGCTTCAGGCCGCGGGCCCGGGCATAGAGCACATAATCCTCGCGCATGTTTTCCAGCATGTTGTTGCGGATCAGGCGGATATAGGTGGAGATATAGCTCAGCGCCACGGTGAAGGCCGGCAGGATGAGGCTGGAAAAGCCGCCGTAGCCGCTGGTGGGCAGCAGGTCCAGCCTGATGCTGACGATCCAGATGAGCAGCAGGCCCACCCAGTAGACAGGCATGGCCGTGGTGGCAAAGACCACGCCGCGCATGATGCGGTCGAACCACGTGTCCTTGTAGACGGCGCTCAAAAAACCGATGGGCAGGCTGAGCACGATGACATAGACCAGCGAAAGCCCGGCCAGTTCCAGGGTGGCCGGCAGACAGCGGCCTATCTCGCCCAGCACCGTCCGCGCAGGGTTGGTGTAGCTCACGCCCAGGTCGAAGTGCAGGCAGTCCCAGAGCCAGTGGGCATAGCGCACCAGAAATGGCTGATCCAGGCCCAGTTCCGCACGGGTCTGGGCGATGAGTTCTTCCGTGATGATGGGGGTCTGGCGGATGCGCAGGGCCACCTCGGCAGGGTCGGAAGGGATGAGGTTGATGAAGACGAAGCACAGGAAGGAGATGCCCAGCAGCAGGGGCACGGTGGCCAGCAGGCGCATGATGATGTAGTTTTTCATGAGGCGATCCGGGCGGGAAGGCAGGGAAGGGCTGGCCTGTGGCGGGATAGCCCTTCCCTGCGGGGACTTGCGTCCCGCTATTTCCCTTCAAAGTACATTCTGGTGAACGGCACTTCGTACTGGGTCTGGTTGAACCCCACCCCCTTGAGGCGCTTGGTGAAGAGCGCCTTGTTGGTCTCGTAGGTCAGGGGGATGTAGATGGCGTCCTCATGCAGATGGGTCAGGGCAAAGGTGAAAAGCTCCTGCCTGCGGACCGGGTCGGTGGAGGACATGATCTCCGTGATGGCCGCATCGATCTGGGCCTTGTCGGGCAGGGAGAGCTGGGCGGCATAGTCGCCGTAGACGCGCTGGCGCATGGCGGCCATGGAAGACTGCGGGTCGTAAGGCATGCCCCAGCATATGTTGAAGATCATGTCGAACAGGCCGTTCTTCATGTTGTCGCGATAGGACTGTTCTTCCTCGCCGCGCAGGCTCACCCTGATGCCGAGCTTGCCGTATTCATGCTGCAGGTATTCGGCGATGGTCTTTTCCGTCACGCTGTTGCTGTTGTAGAGCAGCCCCAGCTCCATGCGTTTGCCGTCCTTCCGGCGAATGCCGTCGGAGCCGGGTTTCCAGCCGGCCTCGTCCAGTATCCTGGCGGCTTTGGCCATGTCATATTCATAGGGCTTCAGGTCGATGTCGCAATAGGGGACGCTGCGGGCATACAGCGTGTCCGCGGGGAGTTCGGTATTGTGGAACACGCCCCTGGCGATGGCGACGCGGTTGGTGGCATGCTGCAGGGCCTTGCGGACATGGATGTCGGCAAGTACGGGATTCTGGCCGTTGAGGACGATGTGCCGGGTGGAGGTGGGGGCGGAAAGGGCGACGCCGAATCCCTTGCTGTCCCTGTATTTGTTCAGGGCATCGGCATCCAGCATGTTCTTGCCCCAGATCAGGTCGATCTCGCCTTTTTCCAGGGCCAGGATGCGCGTCTGGTTGTCAGGGATGACCTTGACCACCACACGCTTGATCCTGGGCTGTTCGCCCCAGTAGGTCTCATTGGCCTCGAACACGGTGTATTCGTCCGTGACGACCTTGGTCAGCTTGTAGGGCCCGGTGCCCACATAGGCTGTCACGCCGTCCTTGGTGGAGCCGTTCTTCATGGCCTTGGGCGAGATGATGGCAAAGGGGCGGGTCACGCCCAGTTCCGTGAGCATGGGCCAGTAGGGGGCTTTCATGAAGATGCGGAATGTATGGGCATCGGGGGCATCCACCTTTTCCAGCAGATGCATCATCTCCAGCCAGGTATGGCGGGCGCGGTTCTCAAGGATGGCGTCGAAGTTGGCCTTGACGGCAAACGCATCGCACGGGGTCCCGTCGGTGAACGTGACCCCCTTGCGGATATGGAAGGTGTAGACCTTGCCGTCGGCGGAGATATCCCAGCTTTCGGCCAGGCAGGGCTTGTAGCCGTCGGCCGTGATGTCCACCAGGGTCTCGAAGAGCATTTCCTGGGCGTACATCTCACCGGCATACAGGTGAGGATTGAGATCCCGGACATCCCGGTAATTGACGAAATTCAGGGTGTCGTCCGCGGCCCGGGCATCAAGGCCGGGCAACAGGAACGCCCCCGCCAGGGCCAGGGACACGGCCAGTTTGCCGAATGTGGAATGAATGGTCATGCAGTCCGTCCTTCGTTTTGGAATAGAATTTTATTTTCATTTCCACAATACCTATGCCACAGACTGCCGATGCCGCAAAATACTTTTTTCCCATTGCCCGTGATAGGAAGGGGGAATCACCCCCGGGTGCGGCGCATGGGGCCCCGGCGGGGCCGTTCTCCCATGCGGCAAACAGGCATGTGAGGAGAGCACGGGCTGCCTGGCGTCCTCATGCCCGCGCAGGGGTCGGGGAAAGCGGCCTGTCGGCGCAGGATCATACGGCAAGGCCATGCGGCGCGGGCCCTGTTGCCCTGTGGTGCGTCCCCGGTCACAGGGGATAGTCCGCAGCGGGTGAACCACCGCTTTCAGCCATGTTCGCCAGCTTGCGCGGGCTGCGGTACAGACGGGTCATGGCATGGACCGTTTTTTTGACCTCCCTGCGCAGCCAGTCAGGAGCCAGCACCTGGGCCCGGTCGCCAAAGCCCAGCACCCAGGAAAGGCATTCCGCCTCGTTGTGTGCCTTGATATGCAGCGTGACGGAACCATCGTCATGGGGCTCACAACGCTGATCCCGGCTCCAGCGGCGTTCCGCGGCGTAGGTGGCGGCCTCAGGGGCAAAGCGTACGCTGACAGCGAAAGGCTCTTCTTCCGTTGCCATGATCCCCAGTCCCTCGCCGGACGGTGCGGGGATGTCCGGCAGGGCGACGGAGCTGCGTCCGGTGACGCGGCAGGCGGTGATGCGATGCAGTGCCAGCAGGGTGGGGTCATGGAACAGGCGTTCCACCGGCCCTTCATCCGTGACCATATAGCCCTGCACGAGCAGGCTCTCGCGGTAGGCCAGCAGGCGCAGCGGCGCATACTGCCAGGTCTTTTCCTGCCGGTGCAGGGCGGCACGGTAGCTCACGGTACAGATCTGGCGTTCCCGCATGGCCCCGGTCAGACAGTCCAGCGTGGCCGCGAAGGGCCCGTAGTCGAT
This is a stretch of genomic DNA from Desulfovibrio piger. It encodes these proteins:
- the opp1B gene encoding nickel/cobalt ABC transporter permease; this translates as MKNYIIMRLLATVPLLLGISFLCFVFINLIPSDPAEVALRIRQTPIITEELIAQTRAELGLDQPFLVRYAHWLWDCLHFDLGVSYTNPARTVLGEIGRCLPATLELAGLSLVYVIVLSLPIGFLSAVYKDTWFDRIMRGVVFATTAMPVYWVGLLLIWIVSIRLDLLPTSGYGGFSSLILPAFTVALSYISTYIRLIRNNMLENMREDYVLYARARGLKQRSILVRHILKNSLQSCVTAIGMSIPQLIAGTIVVENVFAWPGVGRLCIASIFNRDYPVIQAYVLLVGVLFVFFNLFFDILQYVADPRLRERKA
- a CDS encoding helix-turn-helix transcriptional regulator, whose product is MGKKWSESRPAEKMLSLYTLLLTSSQPVRLTELSRLLNCAKQSVTRLIDQLESSHFGKIVRHQLGRQVAYSLDRPRHRPCTSLDAEGLRQLALCRELLLHFLPDDMHRVMRDSLYQAAALLPDTESLPPGGIGGRLSKGHIDYGPFAATLDCLTGAMRERQICTVSYRAALHRQEKTWQYAPLRLLAYRESLLVQGYMVTDEGPVERLFHDPTLLALHRITACRVTGRSSVALPDIPAPSGEGLGIMATEEEPFAVSVRFAPEAATYAAERRWSRDQRCEPHDDGSVTLHIKAHNEAECLSWVLGFGDRAQVLAPDWLRREVKKTVHAMTRLYRSPRKLANMAESGGSPAADYPL
- the nikA gene encoding nickel ABC transporter substrate-binding protein — its product is MTIHSTFGKLAVSLALAGAFLLPGLDARAADDTLNFVNYRDVRDLNPHLYAGEMYAQEMLFETLVDITADGYKPCLAESWDISADGKVYTFHIRKGVTFTDGTPCDAFAVKANFDAILENRARHTWLEMMHLLEKVDAPDAHTFRIFMKAPYWPMLTELGVTRPFAIISPKAMKNGSTKDGVTAYVGTGPYKLTKVVTDEYTVFEANETYWGEQPRIKRVVVKVIPDNQTRILALEKGEIDLIWGKNMLDADALNKYRDSKGFGVALSAPTSTRHIVLNGQNPVLADIHVRKALQHATNRVAIARGVFHNTELPADTLYARSVPYCDIDLKPYEYDMAKAARILDEAGWKPGSDGIRRKDGKRMELGLLYNSNSVTEKTIAEYLQHEYGKLGIRVSLRGEEEQSYRDNMKNGLFDMIFNICWGMPYDPQSSMAAMRQRVYGDYAAQLSLPDKAQIDAAITEIMSSTDPVRRQELFTFALTHLHEDAIYIPLTYETNKALFTKRLKGVGFNQTQYEVPFTRMYFEGK